From Ferrimicrobium acidiphilum DSM 19497, one genomic window encodes:
- a CDS encoding type II toxin-antitoxin system Phd/YefM family antitoxin: MAEMVVPTSEVRAALGQITKRFDAGDSEPVFFGSHRRVQAVLVPIATWEKLLAHAEDELDLGIARRRLSDRGEWLSEEELDAAVTRAIEKASGQAPA, translated from the coding sequence ATGGCAGAGATGGTAGTCCCTACTAGTGAGGTCAGAGCAGCTCTCGGACAGATCACCAAGCGCTTCGACGCCGGTGACTCCGAACCGGTATTCTTCGGGTCGCATCGCCGGGTCCAGGCAGTGCTTGTCCCCATCGCAACATGGGAGAAGCTGCTCGCCCATGCCGAGGACGAGTTGGACCTTGGTATAGCAAGACGCCGCCTTAGCGATCGTGGCGAGTGGCTCAGCGAAGAAGAACTCGATGCCGCAGTTACCCGTGCGATAGAGAAGGCTTCTGGGCAAGCGCCGGCTTGA
- the fdhA gene encoding formaldehyde dehydrogenase, glutathione-independent, which produces MAGNKAVAYIAPGKVEIQTIDYPKLELQDGPGVNPVNVGRKCPHGVILKVVSTNICGSDQHMVRGRTTAPPNLVLGHEITGEVVEAGPDVEFIKVGDLVSVPFNIACGRCRNCKERKTGICENVNPDRPGSAYGYVDMGGWVGGQAEYVMVPYADFNLLRFPDKAQAMEKILDLTMLSDIFPTGYHGAVQAGVGTGSVVYIAGAGPVGLASAHASQLLGAAVVIVGDMNPDRLAQARSFGCETVDLRNDVPLSDMIAELVGEPEVDAAVDCVGFEAKGHGAGAGEAPATVLNDIMTVARAGASLGIPGLYVTGDPGGIDEEAKIGSLKVRLGLGWAKSHSFTTGQCPVMSYNRELMMAILHDKCQIAKAVNATVLPLDKAPEGYSDFDKGVAKKFVLDPHGLLRS; this is translated from the coding sequence ATGGCAGGCAATAAGGCAGTAGCTTATATAGCTCCGGGCAAAGTAGAGATCCAGACGATCGACTATCCGAAGTTGGAACTACAGGATGGCCCTGGGGTTAATCCTGTAAACGTCGGCCGCAAGTGTCCTCACGGGGTCATATTGAAGGTAGTGTCTACCAACATTTGCGGAAGCGACCAGCACATGGTTCGTGGGCGCACGACGGCTCCCCCAAACTTGGTGCTCGGACACGAGATCACTGGTGAGGTAGTCGAGGCCGGACCTGATGTAGAGTTCATCAAGGTAGGTGACCTCGTCTCCGTTCCGTTCAACATCGCATGTGGAAGGTGCCGTAACTGTAAAGAACGCAAGACTGGAATCTGCGAAAATGTGAACCCTGATCGACCCGGATCTGCTTATGGTTATGTAGATATGGGAGGCTGGGTCGGTGGTCAGGCCGAGTATGTCATGGTACCCTATGCCGATTTCAACCTGCTCAGATTTCCGGACAAGGCTCAAGCTATGGAGAAGATCCTCGATCTGACGATGTTGTCCGATATCTTCCCAACCGGTTATCACGGAGCCGTACAGGCCGGTGTCGGCACTGGCTCGGTTGTCTATATCGCTGGCGCCGGACCAGTTGGACTCGCCTCGGCGCATGCGTCGCAATTGCTCGGGGCGGCTGTCGTGATCGTCGGAGATATGAACCCTGACCGTCTTGCCCAGGCTAGGAGCTTTGGTTGTGAAACTGTAGATCTTCGGAACGACGTGCCACTCTCGGACATGATAGCTGAGCTAGTTGGTGAACCGGAGGTCGATGCGGCAGTAGACTGCGTGGGCTTCGAAGCCAAGGGGCACGGCGCCGGAGCAGGTGAAGCCCCGGCTACCGTCCTAAATGACATCATGACGGTAGCGCGAGCAGGAGCATCGCTCGGTATCCCAGGACTTTACGTAACTGGTGATCCAGGCGGCATCGACGAAGAGGCGAAGATCGGTTCGCTCAAGGTACGACTTGGATTGGGTTGGGCGAAATCGCACTCCTTCACTACCGGGCAGTGCCCAGTGATGAGCTACAATCGCGAACTCATGATGGCTATCCTGCACGACAAATGCCAAATTGCAAAGGCAGTGAATGCAACCGTACTTCCCCTTGATAAAGCCCCTGAAGGCTACAGCGACTTTGACAAGGGGGTAGCCAAGAAGTTCGTCCTCGATCCCCACGGTCTACTGCGGTCGTAA
- a CDS encoding MIP/aquaporin family protein, which translates to MEEERWSLPQKAAAEALGIFFLVFVGAGTAAVTLILGHKAPTFGNPNDIGIGALGGMGDWLAIGLAFAFAIMTMIYVFGHVSGAHINPAVTFALLLRRHISLREAVAYWVAQLIGGTLGAFAIALVYGHQAWAIGGLGAPGPFPGVPLWRAGVAEMIGTFALVLGVYGLAINKKAPTGWAGLIIALNIAGLIILLGNVSGAGINPARTAGPMIADAALGLAFHWNVLLVYIVAQLVGAAAVAGIYPWIAIKARGVSSEAS; encoded by the coding sequence GTGGAAGAGGAACGATGGTCATTACCTCAGAAGGCCGCAGCTGAGGCGCTGGGGATCTTCTTCCTGGTCTTCGTTGGAGCGGGAACTGCAGCCGTGACGCTTATCCTTGGGCACAAAGCGCCTACGTTTGGCAACCCTAACGATATCGGTATCGGTGCACTCGGCGGTATGGGTGATTGGCTAGCCATCGGATTGGCTTTTGCTTTTGCGATCATGACAATGATATACGTGTTTGGCCACGTGAGCGGGGCACACATCAATCCGGCAGTAACATTCGCGCTGCTCCTACGTCGGCATATCTCCCTCCGTGAAGCAGTGGCATATTGGGTAGCTCAGCTGATCGGCGGTACCCTCGGAGCCTTCGCTATCGCCCTAGTCTACGGCCACCAAGCATGGGCGATCGGTGGGCTCGGTGCGCCAGGCCCATTTCCAGGCGTGCCACTGTGGCGCGCCGGTGTAGCGGAGATGATTGGCACGTTCGCATTGGTGCTCGGCGTCTATGGATTAGCTATCAATAAAAAGGCACCCACCGGGTGGGCCGGCCTGATCATCGCGCTCAACATTGCCGGACTCATCATTCTGCTCGGCAATGTCTCCGGTGCGGGCATCAACCCCGCACGAACCGCTGGACCTATGATTGCTGACGCAGCCCTCGGTCTGGCGTTCCATTGGAACGTATTGCTCGTCTATATCGTCGCTCAGCTGGTTGGTGCTGCCGCCGTCGCTGGCATATATCCGTGGATTGCCATCAAAGCGCGCGGAGTCTCGTCAGAGGCGAGTTAA
- a CDS encoding response regulator, giving the protein MLAPLDPIRVVMIDDHAIVRHGLQAVLELEPDIMVAGQASNPTEALAVVADVNPDIVLLDLKLGASKPDEGFKVCREIVAANSTARVIIFTAFLNRQLLLEAIKLGASGYVQKEVDAEDLLKIVRAVHAGEVGFDNQAVSLLVGSVGSGAEDGTASLSERETEIVRLVAQGLTNVEIAKQCFLSESTVKYHLRRINHNLGVTHRAEMVFVATRLGLISD; this is encoded by the coding sequence ATGTTAGCCCCCCTCGACCCCATACGAGTCGTCATGATCGATGACCATGCCATCGTTCGTCACGGACTACAGGCGGTACTGGAACTCGAACCGGACATCATGGTGGCCGGACAGGCGAGCAATCCTACAGAGGCCCTTGCGGTCGTGGCAGATGTCAATCCCGACATCGTCCTCTTGGATCTTAAGCTCGGAGCCTCAAAACCGGATGAGGGGTTCAAGGTCTGTCGTGAGATAGTGGCGGCTAACTCCACAGCCCGCGTCATCATCTTCACCGCATTCCTTAATCGGCAATTGCTTCTTGAAGCGATCAAGCTCGGTGCCAGCGGATATGTTCAGAAAGAAGTAGACGCTGAGGATCTTCTCAAGATTGTGCGGGCGGTCCATGCAGGTGAAGTGGGCTTCGACAACCAAGCAGTCAGTTTGCTAGTAGGGTCTGTCGGCTCTGGAGCAGAAGACGGCACGGCATCCCTGTCAGAACGAGAGACTGAGATCGTGCGCCTAGTCGCACAAGGCCTCACAAATGTCGAAATCGCCAAACAATGCTTCCTCAGCGAGAGCACAGTGAAGTATCACCTTCGACGGATTAACCACAACCTTGGGGTCACCCACCGTGCGGAAATGGTCTTTGTCGCGACCAGGTTAGGGCTCATTTCGGACTGA
- a CDS encoding histidine kinase translates to MSQRSESPTNDQLPGPPDREGDEWLEHLTGVHSSKSNFYAAWRRTEADLERSITALREISTAFCATAEGARDLDGAVLLAASRHFDANFVAIIPGAPHGDSTPFETIALVEGIEVIGDDPLPPLADRLASAAVRSRTPVQLTENSKRVALIQDAITSLLCVGLAVPLLAEDTELGVLVVLLRRPSLVDRADIAILQILAQQIVVSVRNVAFYRESEFLRKEAARERKDASEKSKQLQTTRLELLQERQHHLIASERTRIATELHDSVVQHLISIGMNLEWCRRTVDPKGALFERLTSTHELSRSALARVRTTIFELSCMTGENGGLFAALQNLAQMLQSQIQLTVRQHGALALLLPTEEHTAFHFVQEAIFNAMRHGNAKHIWVSLWASTRTLRISVADDSSSDLATLQELLLNSDHISSGISGMRQRVAELGGHLEVAPRHGGGIRLTLVASVRRHTSEEPPLC, encoded by the coding sequence GTGTCGCAGCGCTCTGAGTCACCTACTAATGATCAGTTGCCAGGCCCTCCCGACCGAGAGGGTGACGAGTGGCTTGAGCACCTCACCGGAGTGCACTCAAGCAAGTCGAACTTTTATGCGGCATGGCGACGCACCGAAGCTGACTTAGAGCGTTCAATCACCGCACTTCGGGAGATTTCTACCGCATTCTGCGCTACCGCCGAAGGCGCCCGCGATCTTGATGGAGCGGTCCTGCTCGCTGCTTCACGCCACTTTGATGCCAATTTTGTTGCGATAATTCCTGGTGCACCTCACGGAGACAGTACACCGTTTGAGACCATAGCACTAGTCGAAGGCATCGAAGTCATCGGGGACGACCCCTTGCCACCACTTGCTGACCGCCTCGCCTCGGCTGCCGTACGCTCACGCACCCCCGTGCAGCTAACCGAGAACTCCAAACGAGTCGCCCTGATCCAGGATGCAATAACCAGCCTGCTCTGTGTTGGCCTTGCCGTGCCCCTCTTGGCTGAGGATACCGAGCTGGGAGTCTTAGTCGTCCTACTCCGACGACCATCTCTCGTCGACCGGGCCGACATCGCTATCCTGCAGATCTTAGCGCAGCAGATCGTAGTATCGGTACGCAATGTCGCATTCTATCGTGAGAGCGAGTTTCTTCGCAAAGAGGCAGCCCGCGAGAGGAAGGATGCCAGCGAAAAGTCTAAGCAGCTCCAAACGACTCGTCTTGAACTTCTGCAAGAACGACAGCACCACCTTATCGCATCCGAACGCACTCGAATCGCTACCGAACTTCACGATAGCGTCGTTCAGCACTTGATAAGTATCGGGATGAATCTCGAATGGTGTCGACGCACAGTGGACCCAAAAGGAGCTCTTTTCGAACGGCTCACATCTACTCACGAACTCAGTCGCAGCGCACTTGCACGAGTACGGACCACCATTTTTGAACTCTCGTGTATGACGGGAGAAAACGGTGGCCTGTTCGCCGCCCTCCAAAACCTGGCTCAGATGCTTCAGTCTCAGATCCAGCTAACGGTACGTCAACACGGGGCACTCGCACTACTACTACCGACCGAGGAACATACCGCATTTCACTTCGTTCAAGAGGCGATCTTCAACGCAATGCGCCACGGCAACGCGAAACACATTTGGGTGTCCCTTTGGGCATCCACGCGGACGCTGCGCATCTCTGTAGCAGATGACAGCAGTTCTGACCTCGCCACGCTTCAGGAACTTCTGCTAAACAGCGACCATATATCAAGTGGAATCAGCGGCATGCGCCAACGGGTAGCCGAACTTGGCGGCCATCTCGAAGTAGCTCCAAGGCACGGAGGCGGTATTCGCCTGACCCTCGTGGCGTCAGTTCGAAGGCACACATCCGAGGAGCCACCGCTATGTTAG
- a CDS encoding iron-containing alcohol dehydrogenase, with amino-acid sequence MARTIAVMPGQKDIDELLTGKKITTYPRHRMLKYLVPEIIFGVGSLAEVGDALRRTGATHPLLVTDPGVCAAGWVERALVHIGESGVEATVWDGVSSNTKDTDVARGLERFRETACDSVVAIGGGSPIDAAKAIAVLSTNEGGILDYEGVDRITSPVPPMVMVPTTGGTGADVSQFCVVTDTTRRLKVTIGGRVLVPDISITDPYLLTTMPQDISAYTAIDALAHAIEAYVSKGANFLGDAHALSAVQSISKHLFVSLENPNDLAAREGVARASLQAGLAFSNALLGATHAISHQIGGFLDLHHGMLNAILLPHVIRFNGATHPYRYLDIAEALGITADLSNPRCTVELLADRVQHIAAEVGIPSNLSSIGVRREHIPRFAENALHDAYITTNPRALTAEDVCEICVAAL; translated from the coding sequence GTGGCACGAACGATTGCAGTGATGCCAGGTCAAAAGGATATCGACGAACTGCTAACGGGTAAGAAGATAACGACATATCCGAGACATCGCATGCTCAAATACTTGGTGCCTGAGATTATCTTCGGTGTCGGATCGCTTGCCGAGGTTGGGGATGCGCTACGGCGTACTGGGGCGACACATCCCCTACTGGTGACTGACCCGGGCGTCTGCGCTGCCGGATGGGTAGAACGCGCTCTCGTACACATCGGCGAATCCGGCGTCGAGGCCACCGTATGGGACGGGGTGAGCTCAAATACGAAGGATACCGATGTCGCTCGCGGTCTGGAACGTTTCCGCGAAACCGCCTGCGACTCCGTTGTCGCCATCGGCGGCGGCAGTCCTATCGACGCCGCAAAGGCAATTGCAGTACTTAGCACCAACGAGGGCGGTATTCTTGACTACGAGGGCGTGGATCGAATCACATCTCCGGTTCCACCGATGGTAATGGTGCCAACAACCGGAGGAACAGGCGCAGATGTTTCACAGTTCTGTGTCGTAACCGATACCACTCGACGACTGAAGGTAACCATAGGCGGCCGGGTCCTTGTCCCCGACATCTCTATCACAGACCCGTATCTACTGACCACGATGCCTCAGGACATCAGCGCGTACACAGCCATTGACGCCCTTGCCCACGCGATAGAGGCCTATGTGTCGAAAGGAGCCAACTTTTTGGGGGATGCTCATGCCCTCTCGGCAGTCCAGAGCATCTCCAAGCACCTGTTTGTGTCGCTTGAGAACCCTAACGATCTTGCCGCTCGAGAGGGAGTCGCCCGTGCGAGCTTGCAGGCGGGCCTCGCCTTTTCCAATGCCCTCTTAGGTGCCACACACGCCATCTCTCACCAAATCGGAGGTTTTCTAGATCTGCATCACGGAATGTTGAATGCAATACTGCTACCACACGTTATTAGGTTTAATGGCGCGACTCACCCGTACCGTTATTTGGATATAGCCGAAGCACTTGGCATCACGGCGGACCTATCCAATCCACGGTGTACTGTCGAACTTCTTGCCGACCGGGTGCAGCATATAGCGGCTGAGGTAGGGATACCAAGCAACCTCAGCTCGATCGGAGTGAGGAGAGAACATATACCAAGGTTCGCCGAAAACGCACTCCACGATGCCTACATAACCACCAATCCGCGAGCACTGACGGCTGAGGATGTCTGTGAGATCTGTGTCGCAGCGCTCTGA
- a CDS encoding IclR family transcriptional regulator: MDAAPTLRTRQPGSEIAVLAKMAQLLDVLASQPTLTSAELGSRLGMPRTTVHRIIQTLVAQEMLTPTHEPGPRLIRWSQRALQVGGLRSASGPVLDRLVKTFGETTSVFVPSGATRICIARRKGTEAVRHNINVGDSVPIHVGSAGRILLTWLEDEEREALIENSHRLSGVAIVQPIPDWTEIRRQGWTATIGERDPVLASVSVPVFGPDMRVIAALSLSGPRLRFSEDRIVTAAEALKHEAALISAQIEVDQ, translated from the coding sequence ATGGACGCGGCACCCACATTGCGGACAAGGCAGCCAGGGTCCGAGATTGCTGTGCTCGCGAAGATGGCGCAGCTCTTGGACGTGCTAGCAAGCCAGCCGACACTGACATCCGCGGAGTTGGGCAGCCGACTGGGTATGCCGCGAACCACGGTCCACCGCATCATCCAGACTTTGGTCGCCCAAGAGATGCTTACGCCAACACACGAGCCTGGCCCGCGTCTAATCCGCTGGTCCCAGAGAGCTCTACAGGTAGGGGGCCTTCGTAGCGCGAGCGGTCCGGTCTTGGACCGACTGGTAAAGACATTCGGAGAGACTACCAGCGTCTTCGTCCCCAGTGGAGCAACCCGAATCTGTATCGCACGGCGCAAGGGTACCGAGGCGGTGAGACACAACATAAACGTAGGAGACTCCGTCCCAATACACGTGGGATCTGCGGGCCGGATCCTCTTGACTTGGCTCGAGGATGAGGAGCGCGAAGCCTTGATCGAGAACTCGCATCGGCTATCTGGAGTAGCTATCGTTCAACCAATTCCAGACTGGACAGAGATACGTCGACAAGGCTGGACTGCGACCATTGGAGAGCGTGATCCCGTTCTTGCTTCAGTAAGCGTTCCTGTGTTCGGACCAGACATGAGGGTAATAGCGGCACTGTCTCTCTCTGGACCGCGACTGCGGTTTTCCGAGGATCGCATCGTAACTGCTGCAGAGGCTTTAAAACATGAGGCGGCACTAATCAGTGCCCAGATTGAGGTAGATCAATGA
- a CDS encoding CaiB/BaiF CoA transferase family protein yields the protein MKEAMALEGLMVLEFGQLVAAPSAGRILADFGAKVIKVEPPDGDPLRHWGEGAPDADSWWWYTQARNKRLISIDLKTVEGRGVARELAKRCDILIENLLPGRLEAWHLGYDQVVAENPSIIYASISGFGQSGPYRDRAGFGNIAESMGGIRYITGFPDRPPLRTGVSVGDELAALQAVIGILTALHRRNQDPEGHGDFVDVALTEAVLSITEGLLPEYLNAGLVQERTGNQLLRAAPSNIYPTADERWIAIGANTLGTFGKLAEAMGRPDLKADARLSTNEGRVEQVEKLDADIAKWTQQHELHTLVNLLAEFGVPAGPVMDAEQIAEDPQIQDRDMIQYVSIEDGERVGMLNVVPRLTNTPGQVRWAGGRVGQHTNAVLSEVLEYPPDVIDHLRAVGAVR from the coding sequence GTGAAGGAAGCCATGGCTCTGGAAGGGCTTATGGTCCTAGAGTTTGGTCAACTGGTGGCTGCTCCGTCAGCCGGGCGCATTTTAGCCGACTTCGGCGCTAAGGTGATCAAGGTGGAGCCGCCAGATGGCGATCCCCTGCGTCACTGGGGAGAGGGTGCTCCTGACGCCGATTCCTGGTGGTGGTATACCCAGGCGAGAAATAAACGTCTGATCAGCATCGACCTTAAGACGGTTGAAGGACGAGGAGTAGCCCGAGAGTTAGCTAAGCGCTGTGATATACTCATCGAAAACCTACTTCCAGGACGACTTGAGGCATGGCATCTCGGTTATGATCAAGTGGTCGCCGAGAACCCTTCCATCATCTACGCGAGTATCTCAGGATTCGGCCAATCGGGACCGTATCGGGACCGGGCCGGATTTGGAAATATTGCCGAGTCGATGGGCGGCATCAGATATATAACCGGTTTTCCTGATCGCCCTCCCCTGCGAACGGGGGTCTCTGTTGGCGATGAGTTAGCCGCACTTCAGGCGGTCATCGGCATTCTAACCGCGCTGCATCGCCGCAATCAAGATCCCGAAGGTCACGGGGACTTCGTAGATGTGGCTCTGACCGAGGCGGTACTCAGCATCACTGAGGGGTTGTTGCCGGAGTACCTCAATGCGGGACTCGTCCAAGAACGCACTGGAAACCAGCTCCTCCGCGCGGCCCCATCTAACATATACCCAACTGCCGACGAGAGGTGGATCGCCATCGGAGCGAACACTCTCGGTACTTTTGGGAAGTTGGCAGAGGCCATGGGCCGACCAGACCTGAAAGCCGATGCTCGGCTTTCAACCAATGAGGGCCGTGTCGAACAGGTTGAAAAGTTGGACGCAGATATCGCCAAGTGGACGCAACAGCACGAGCTTCATACCCTAGTTAATCTGTTAGCCGAGTTCGGAGTACCCGCTGGTCCTGTTATGGATGCCGAGCAGATCGCAGAAGACCCCCAAATCCAGGATCGTGACATGATCCAATACGTGTCGATTGAGGACGGTGAAAGGGTTGGAATGCTCAATGTTGTACCAAGGTTGACGAATACTCCAGGCCAGGTTCGGTGGGCGGGCGGAAGGGTTGGACAACACACCAACGCAGTGCTGAGCGAGGTTCTCGAGTACCCTCCGGATGTTATCGATCACCTCCGCGCCGTTGGCGCGGTCAGGTAA
- a CDS encoding hydroxymethylglutaryl-CoA lyase, translated as MTEALVITDVTPRDGLQDATGFVPIEDKVALVEGLVSSGFTHIEVTSFMHPLRIPMLPDGDLLVPRVAQLSQYLVALAPNIRGVERAVAAGVPAVMLVASASESHNQANLNRSRTETIAILAEAAHYAHSQGLRVHGAISTAFECPFEGSVPVAQVAEMAEAYQQMGIETLNLADTLGTATPRMVKERIRVVREVTDAAIPLGLHLHDRQGWALANVAMAYEWDVRHFESALGGLGGCPYAPGAAGNIDTERLVAFFEAQGIDTGVDLDGLASLRRQLLSVIAKRLPAPEKEAS; from the coding sequence ATGACGGAAGCTCTTGTAATTACAGATGTGACGCCACGCGACGGGTTGCAGGATGCGACTGGTTTTGTCCCGATAGAGGATAAGGTCGCCTTGGTCGAAGGCTTGGTATCGTCAGGCTTTACACACATAGAAGTAACTTCGTTTATGCATCCGCTCCGAATCCCCATGCTTCCCGATGGCGACCTGCTCGTCCCGCGCGTGGCGCAACTGTCTCAGTACCTAGTGGCGTTGGCGCCTAATATCAGGGGTGTCGAACGCGCCGTCGCCGCGGGTGTTCCAGCTGTAATGTTGGTCGCCTCGGCAAGCGAGAGTCATAATCAGGCCAATCTCAATCGTTCGAGAACAGAGACGATAGCGATACTGGCTGAGGCGGCGCACTACGCGCATTCGCAGGGACTCCGTGTACACGGAGCCATAAGCACCGCCTTTGAGTGCCCATTTGAAGGCTCGGTTCCTGTAGCCCAGGTGGCGGAGATGGCGGAAGCTTATCAACAGATGGGTATAGAGACGTTGAATCTCGCAGATACCCTAGGCACCGCCACGCCGAGGATGGTAAAGGAGCGGATCCGAGTGGTGCGGGAGGTGACAGATGCCGCTATACCGTTGGGGTTGCATCTCCATGACCGACAGGGATGGGCACTCGCCAACGTCGCGATGGCCTATGAATGGGATGTCCGCCACTTCGAATCTGCACTCGGCGGTCTCGGTGGATGCCCCTATGCCCCGGGGGCAGCTGGGAACATAGATACGGAAAGGCTTGTGGCGTTCTTCGAGGCTCAGGGAATAGATACAGGCGTTGATCTCGATGGGCTAGCCTCCCTTCGCCGACAGCTTCTTAGCGTCATCGCAAAGCGTCTTCCTGCACCAGAAAAGGAGGCCTCATGA
- a CDS encoding MFS transporter, with translation MSTEADPSATTSNISGRLERLPFSSFHKRFIAMIATGEFVETLMLLGNGVVLVLIASTLHFSKNIATTVVPDAFFVGEFVGAIGSGYIADKYGRKKIFFYDLLIFGLAMIAAGFASSAYLIGALFFISGIGVGGEFAAGDTYTAEMMPAQTRGRGIAVIYTIAVLAGPILAGLGYLLSHHIAGSESWRILLWFMGGAALIGWIIRLKVPESPRWLESHGHRAEADAAMTAIEDEVMKHEGLTSLPPVKSMPPVKTHKLRYRDIFAPDVRRKTIMMLVFEFFQSGIFYGFTTLAPTFLFLKGVTLVTTLLFTMIIYSGFFVGSVFSIFIIDKVERKWGIVATALIAGVLGVFFAVITNVVIVVILGFVICFDLWNFSNFLHAYQGEIFPTKVRSTAAGAVYGVSRISTAILVLFITDLILPHGLVVTFSVIWVFVLIVVIDIAIFGPKASRLAVEEIVR, from the coding sequence ATGAGCACTGAAGCTGATCCATCTGCTACCACAAGTAACATCTCCGGACGCCTCGAACGATTACCCTTTAGCAGTTTTCATAAAAGATTCATCGCGATGATAGCAACGGGAGAGTTTGTCGAAACGCTAATGCTTCTTGGCAACGGTGTGGTCTTAGTATTAATTGCGTCTACGTTACACTTTTCGAAGAATATAGCTACCACTGTAGTGCCCGACGCATTTTTCGTCGGAGAGTTTGTCGGTGCCATTGGTTCTGGGTATATCGCTGACAAATATGGCCGTAAGAAGATATTCTTTTACGACTTGTTGATTTTCGGCCTCGCGATGATTGCGGCTGGATTTGCGAGTTCCGCCTACTTGATTGGAGCGCTGTTCTTCATCTCCGGAATCGGTGTCGGTGGCGAGTTTGCGGCTGGCGATACGTATACGGCAGAGATGATGCCTGCACAGACACGTGGCAGAGGTATCGCGGTTATCTATACCATAGCCGTTCTCGCAGGACCGATCCTTGCCGGTCTCGGTTATTTGCTCTCCCACCATATCGCTGGTTCTGAGTCGTGGAGGATCCTTTTGTGGTTTATGGGTGGTGCGGCGCTTATTGGCTGGATTATTCGCCTCAAGGTCCCCGAGTCGCCACGCTGGTTAGAGAGTCACGGCCATCGTGCCGAAGCAGATGCGGCTATGACTGCAATTGAAGACGAAGTTATGAAGCACGAAGGTCTAACCTCCTTGCCCCCTGTGAAATCTATGCCGCCAGTAAAGACCCATAAGCTACGTTATCGCGATATCTTTGCGCCAGATGTTAGGCGCAAGACGATAATGATGCTTGTATTCGAGTTCTTTCAGTCCGGAATATTCTATGGATTCACAACGCTGGCACCAACGTTCCTGTTTTTAAAGGGTGTGACACTTGTTACCACACTCCTATTTACGATGATCATTTATTCAGGATTCTTTGTCGGGAGTGTGTTTAGTATCTTTATCATTGACAAAGTGGAACGTAAGTGGGGTATCGTTGCTACTGCTCTCATAGCGGGCGTGCTAGGAGTTTTCTTCGCGGTGATAACGAATGTTGTTATCGTAGTGATTCTGGGTTTCGTAATCTGTTTCGACCTCTGGAATTTCTCGAATTTCCTTCATGCCTACCAGGGTGAAATCTTCCCTACAAAGGTGAGATCGACCGCTGCTGGTGCCGTTTACGGCGTGAGTCGGATTTCGACTGCTATCCTTGTCCTTTTCATTACTGACTTGATTCTTCCTCACGGTCTCGTAGTCACATTTAGCGTCATCTGGGTGTTCGTGCTGATTGTAGTAATCGATATTGCGATCTTCGGGCCGAAGGCCTCCAGGTTGGCGGTTGAGGAAATCGTTAGATAG
- a CDS encoding IS3 family transposase, with protein sequence MVEALWASLKKELVYRTSFTTREEARTEIFDWIKWYNKTRRHSMLQCRRVFSCLVF encoded by the coding sequence ATGGTCGAGGCACTTTGGGCGTCACTCAAAAAAGAGCTCGTCTATCGCACAAGTTTTACCACACGAGAGGAGGCAAGGACCGAAATCTTTGATTGGATCAAGTGGTACAACAAGACTCGTCGACACTCGATGCTCCAGTGTCGACGAGTCTTCTCTTGTCTAGTTTTCTGA
- the cutA gene encoding divalent-cation tolerance protein CutA: MTEQTSSSIFEIQTTTDELSASLVIRDRLVESNLTPCVKIQPGCQSTYFWEGAWRNAQEYVLTALVPEAHLEQLVSIIKSAHNYTNPEIIARRLTVLSSEYASWIHDSLAELQASQS; encoded by the coding sequence GTGACAGAGCAAACCTCCTCGTCTATTTTTGAGATTCAAACGACTACTGATGAACTTTCGGCAAGCCTTGTGATCCGCGATCGGCTGGTTGAGTCGAACCTCACTCCTTGCGTGAAGATACAGCCTGGATGTCAGTCGACGTATTTCTGGGAAGGTGCTTGGCGAAACGCGCAAGAGTACGTCCTTACCGCACTTGTGCCTGAAGCACATCTTGAACAGCTTGTTTCTATCATCAAGTCGGCACACAACTACACCAATCCCGAGATCATCGCCAGGCGGTTGACCGTTTTATCAAGTGAGTACGCTAGCTGGATCCATGACAGTCTCGCCGAGCTCCAGGCGAGTCAATCATGA